The sequence below is a genomic window from Microbulbifer hydrolyticus.
AGATCCATCGTGTTCATCCTTGGCTTGAGGCGAGTGTGCGTTGGCCCCGGCGACACACAGCGCGCCCACACCGAAAACCATGCATCTCGACTAGCAAAGGATAGAACAGCGCGCCGCCACTAGAATCGCAAGGCCTCCCGCGGCGGATTTTGCCTCGTGACACCAGAGCAGATCAGACGACTCCACCGGACCAGTGCGCTTCCGGCAGCGCCCCCACTCCCAGATAGCGCGCGACATCCCCAAACAGTTGATGAGTACCGTAGATACGCTGCCCGTTGTTGATGCCGTCGCCGCAGTTGATGATGCGCCCCATTTGCAGGGCACCACCGGCACCGCCAGCGAGCGTTACCGCACCCGCCGCGCCGCCGTGTTTGGAGCCGTCACCGACCTCGCTGAACATCACCACCAGGGTGTCGTCCAGCAGGCCTTTGTTCTCCAGTTGCTGCAGCGTGTAGGCGAGCAGCGAGTGATACCAGCGCACCTGTGCGGTATGCGGCACGTCACCGGGGCGGTGGGAGGCGCTGTGGCTGGCGAACTCGTTGTACCAGCGGGTGATAGGGCCCACGGTACCACTGTCACTGCTGTGCTGAATGCCCTGACTGATTGCCGTCTGGGCCATCTGCCAGCACTCATCGTAGGAGTAGTTCACCAGGTTGCCGTTTTCATCCCCCTTGGAGAGCTGCAGGGTGGCGACACGGTTCAGGCCACAGGAAAACGCGCCGACGATATTGTCCACCTGTGCGCGCGCCAGGTGTGGAAACATTTGCCACTCGGAGGGAGATAAAGGAGTGGAAGACGCGTAGTGAGGATCCCTCATTACATTGGTGTTAAAACTGCACTCTCCCACCTGGTTACCGGCGAGGTCCCGCAGCCGTTTCAGCGCATTTTCATGCAGAGTCAGTTTGTCGCGCTGCGCATTTTCCAAAGTGGCGTCCGCGAGGCTGTCGAAGTCATTCAGAATCGCTTCATAGTAGGCCTGCCTGTCCGGATCACTGCCACCCGTTCCCCCACCGGCTCCTCCACCAGAAATGCCCACCGACAGTTTCTGTGCCGCATCCGCCGGGTCATTATTCGGTATCGGCCGCGCTGCGGAATCCACGTTACGCGGTTTGGAAATCATGATGTCAGAGCGATTGCCGGTGCGTACACCCAGGCTCAGAACACCTTCATTACCCAACTGCTCGGCAATAAGGTGATCGATACTGGCACTCTCATAACCGATGGCATTGTTACCGGTGAGGATGCCACGCATGTCGTTGTAGTGGGCACCAGCACCGGCACCGATATCCAGGGTCATGTTCTGCAATACGATCAAACGGTTGTGCCAGGAAGATAAGGGGCCGAGGCCGAAACTCAACTCCTGACTGCCACTGATACTACCGGGCCCCTGTTGCGGCACCCAGTTATAAGGCACCACACCATTGGGGTAGTAAAGGAACAATACCCGTTGCGCACTGCCGGTTGCGGCAAACACCTTCTGCCCCAGCAGCGGACCCGCCAGCGGCAGTAACATCCCCGCTTGCGCCAGGTTGCGCAAAAATTTTCTGCGCGAGCGGCTGGTGGATTCTCTGGCGGAGGTAAAACCAAATCTGTTTAAAAATTTCATTATTGTTATCTCCTAGCGACGCAGGGTGAATGCATCGGACAGGACCAGTGTCCGCAACATGTCGCGCATGCCACCACCATTGCGCAGGTCTTCACTGGTGGAGTGAATGATCACATCGTCACTGGCGCCCTCTTCGCGCCCCACGACATAGCGGTAGAACTGCCGTGCGAAGCAGGCCTCGCCCTGGTCACTACCGGCGATCAGGCCAGCCAGTTCCGGCACCGAATAAAAATCGTAACTGGGGCTGGTCGGATCCATCACCGTGGCCGGGGTGTAGAGGCTCTTGATACTGCCACTGTCGTCGATCTCGCGTTCTTCACCGGTACCGATGGTTTCAATGGTGCGGTAAAGGGCATCGCTGCCGAAGCGTTCGAAACCGAAACCGACACCGTCGATAAACTGGTGACAGGCGGCACAGGCGGGGTCAGAGGTGTGTCGCGCGGTCGCTTCGCGGTTGCTGTCGGTGTCTTCGAATACCACGTTGAAATCCGCCGCTGCCGGTGGCGGGAATTCCTGGCACATCAGTACTTCGCGCACATACACACCGCGCTTGATCGGCGCCGGGTTGACGGTGCTGGTACGCGAGGCGAGGAAGCTGCCGTGGCCGAGCAGGCCACTGCCGCTGCGCGGATCCCCCGCGGCAAATGTGCGTATGGCCCAGTCGCTGCCGCTGGCGTCCAGACCGTAATGCGCGGCGAGATCGCCGTTGGCCCAGGTGTAATTGGCGGAGAGCAGTTCACTAAAGGCCGCATTATTGCGGATGTTCTCCAGCACAAAACCCACGGTTTCCTCTTTGAACGCAGCCACCAGGTTGGTATCGCTAATCGCCGGGAACGGATACTGATTGTTGATCAGCCAGCCGCCAATAAAGCGGCGCAGACCACGCTCAGCACGAGGATCCGCAAGCAGGCGATCTACCTGGGCAGCGACATCAAAGTTCTGCTCGGTGGCGGCGAGTAAAA
It includes:
- a CDS encoding DUF1552 domain-containing protein, with the protein product MKFLNRFGFTSARESTSRSRRKFLRNLAQAGMLLPLAGPLLGQKVFAATGSAQRVLFLYYPNGVVPYNWVPQQGPGSISGSQELSFGLGPLSSWHNRLIVLQNMTLDIGAGAGAHYNDMRGILTGNNAIGYESASIDHLIAEQLGNEGVLSLGVRTGNRSDIMISKPRNVDSAARPIPNNDPADAAQKLSVGISGGGAGGGTGGSDPDRQAYYEAILNDFDSLADATLENAQRDKLTLHENALKRLRDLAGNQVGECSFNTNVMRDPHYASSTPLSPSEWQMFPHLARAQVDNIVGAFSCGLNRVATLQLSKGDENGNLVNYSYDECWQMAQTAISQGIQHSSDSGTVGPITRWYNEFASHSASHRPGDVPHTAQVRWYHSLLAYTLQQLENKGLLDDTLVVMFSEVGDGSKHGGAAGAVTLAGGAGGALQMGRIINCGDGINNGQRIYGTHQLFGDVARYLGVGALPEAHWSGGVV